One window of Aerococcus tenax genomic DNA carries:
- the rpoB gene encoding DNA-directed RNA polymerase subunit beta encodes MAGHNVEYGKHRVRRSYSRINEVLELPNLIEIQTESYRWLLDKGIREMFSDISPIEDHGGKLALEFVDYSFQEPKYDMSESRQQDTNYAAPMYVKLRLINSETGEIKDQEVFFGDFPLMTDSGTFIINGSERVIVSQLVRSPGVYYNDKVDKNGKLSYGATVIPNRGAWLEMETDAKDISYVRIDRTRKLQMTVLMRALGFGSDDQIRELFGDSETLSLTLEKDVHKNPSDSRTEEALKDIYERLRPGEPKTAESSRNLLNTRFFDPRRYDLAAVGRYKINKKLDLKSRLYKQTLAENLVDNETGEIVLEAGTVFTREVLDDISDKLDNGLGLVTVYPNDDAVLTDPVDIQLIKIVAPKDPERVIHVIGNAMQNSDYKSLTVADVLTAMNYFLNLYEGLGTTDDIDHLGNRRIRSVGELLQNQLRIGLSRMERVVRERMSIQDIDTVTPQQLINIRPVVASIREFFGSSQLSQFMDQNNPLSELTHKRRLSALGPGGLTRDRAGYEVRDVHYSHYGRMCPIETPEGPNIGLINSLATYAKINDFGFIETPYRRVDWNTHKVTDKIDYLTADEEDRFVIAQGNTPLNEDGSFATDTIMARKIEENIEVSPEEVDYMDVSPKQVVSVATACIPFLENDDSNRALMGANMQRQAVPLLNPHAPLVGTGMEYKAAHDSGAAVTCKRAGVVDYVDAREIRVRTEEGALDKYELVKFYRSNASSCYNQTPLVRKGDQVDKDEILANGPSMEGGELALGQNPIIAFMTWDGYNYEDAVVLSERLVKEDVYTSIHIDELESEARDTKLGPEEITREIPNVGEDALRNLDENGIIRIGAEVTDGDILVGKVTPKGVTELSPEEHLLHAIFGEKAREVRDTSLRVPHGGGGIVNDVKVFHRENGDELKPGVSMMVRVYIIQKRKIQVGDKMAGRHGNKGVVSIVLPEEDMPYLPDGTPVDICLNPLGVPSRMNIGQVLELHLGMAARNLGIHVATPVFDGAQDEDIWETVKEAGMAEDAKTVLYDGRTGEPFDNRVSVGVMYYLKLSHMVDDKLHARSIGPYSLVTQQPLGGKAQFGGQRFGEMEVWALEAYGAAYTLQEILTYKSDDVVGRVQTYEAIVKGDPIPKPSVPESFRVLVKELQSLGLDIQVLDESDKELDLRDEDPVQVTRRDHKENQEQEDEDKDKNQEEKQSEGNDEEIIAKKQANE; translated from the coding sequence ATGGCAGGACATAATGTTGAATACGGCAAACACCGCGTACGGCGTTCTTACTCGCGCATCAATGAAGTGCTCGAGTTGCCAAACTTGATTGAGATTCAAACCGAATCTTATCGTTGGTTATTGGATAAGGGGATTCGGGAAATGTTTAGTGATATTTCACCGATTGAAGACCACGGAGGCAAATTAGCCTTAGAGTTCGTGGACTATTCCTTCCAAGAACCTAAATATGATATGTCTGAATCGCGTCAACAAGACACTAACTATGCGGCGCCAATGTATGTTAAATTGCGTTTAATCAATAGCGAAACCGGTGAAATTAAGGACCAAGAAGTTTTCTTTGGGGACTTCCCATTGATGACTGATAGTGGGACCTTCATTATTAACGGTTCTGAACGGGTTATTGTTTCGCAATTGGTCCGTTCCCCAGGGGTTTACTACAATGATAAAGTAGACAAAAATGGGAAACTTTCTTATGGAGCTACCGTGATTCCTAACCGGGGTGCCTGGTTAGAAATGGAAACCGATGCTAAGGATATTTCCTATGTGCGGATTGACCGGACCCGTAAGCTACAAATGACTGTGTTAATGCGGGCTCTAGGTTTTGGGTCTGATGACCAAATCCGTGAACTCTTTGGTGACAGTGAAACCCTGAGTTTAACCCTAGAAAAAGATGTCCACAAAAACCCATCGGACTCCCGGACTGAAGAAGCCTTAAAAGATATTTATGAGCGCCTCCGTCCTGGTGAACCAAAAACCGCTGAATCCTCCCGTAACTTATTAAATACGCGTTTCTTCGACCCACGTCGTTATGATTTGGCTGCTGTTGGACGCTACAAGATCAACAAGAAATTAGACTTAAAATCCCGTCTATATAAACAAACCCTGGCAGAAAACTTAGTCGATAATGAGACTGGTGAAATTGTCCTGGAAGCTGGGACAGTCTTCACCCGTGAAGTCTTAGATGACATTAGTGACAAGTTAGATAATGGCCTCGGTTTAGTGACCGTTTATCCAAATGATGACGCGGTGCTCACTGATCCGGTTGACATCCAATTAATTAAGATTGTGGCGCCTAAGGACCCAGAACGTGTGATTCATGTGATCGGAAACGCTATGCAAAATTCCGACTACAAGTCACTAACCGTTGCTGACGTCTTAACCGCGATGAACTATTTCTTGAACCTCTATGAAGGCTTAGGGACTACCGACGATATCGACCACTTGGGTAACCGTCGGATCCGTTCTGTGGGTGAATTGTTACAAAACCAACTCCGGATCGGCTTAAGCCGGATGGAACGGGTGGTCAGAGAGAGAATGTCTATCCAAGACATCGATACGGTTACCCCCCAACAATTGATCAATATCCGTCCAGTGGTGGCATCGATTCGTGAATTCTTTGGGTCATCCCAATTATCCCAATTCATGGACCAAAACAACCCACTTTCTGAGTTGACGCACAAACGTCGCCTATCAGCCTTGGGACCTGGTGGTTTGACCCGGGACCGTGCCGGTTACGAAGTGCGTGACGTTCACTACTCTCACTATGGTCGGATGTGTCCAATTGAAACCCCTGAAGGACCTAACATTGGTCTGATCAACTCCTTGGCGACTTATGCTAAGATTAATGACTTTGGTTTCATTGAAACCCCATACCGCCGGGTAGACTGGAATACCCACAAGGTTACCGATAAGATTGACTACCTAACGGCGGATGAAGAAGACCGTTTTGTTATCGCTCAAGGGAACACGCCTTTAAATGAAGATGGTTCTTTTGCTACCGATACCATTATGGCACGTAAGATTGAAGAAAATATTGAAGTTTCTCCAGAAGAAGTCGACTACATGGACGTTTCCCCTAAACAGGTGGTTTCTGTCGCAACAGCATGTATTCCTTTCTTGGAAAACGACGACTCCAACCGGGCCTTGATGGGGGCCAACATGCAACGGCAAGCAGTGCCGCTCTTAAACCCTCATGCACCTTTAGTAGGGACCGGGATGGAATATAAGGCTGCCCATGACTCTGGGGCTGCAGTGACCTGTAAGCGGGCCGGTGTGGTGGACTATGTCGACGCCCGTGAAATCCGTGTCCGGACTGAAGAAGGCGCCTTAGACAAGTATGAATTAGTGAAATTCTACCGGTCTAACGCCAGCTCCTGCTATAACCAAACCCCATTGGTACGCAAGGGCGACCAAGTTGATAAGGACGAAATCCTCGCTAACGGACCTTCTATGGAAGGTGGGGAATTAGCCCTCGGGCAAAACCCAATCATCGCCTTCATGACCTGGGATGGTTATAACTATGAAGACGCGGTTGTGCTTTCCGAACGTTTGGTGAAAGAAGACGTCTATACCTCAATCCATATTGACGAATTGGAATCTGAAGCCCGTGACACTAAATTAGGGCCAGAAGAAATCACTCGCGAAATTCCTAATGTGGGTGAAGATGCCCTCCGTAACCTCGATGAGAACGGGATTATCCGCATCGGTGCTGAAGTCACTGATGGCGACATCTTAGTGGGTAAGGTAACCCCTAAAGGTGTGACTGAACTCAGTCCTGAAGAACACCTACTCCATGCCATCTTTGGTGAAAAAGCCCGTGAAGTCCGTGATACTTCCTTACGGGTACCTCATGGTGGTGGCGGTATCGTTAATGACGTTAAAGTCTTCCACCGTGAAAACGGTGACGAACTCAAACCTGGTGTTTCCATGATGGTTCGGGTTTACATTATCCAAAAACGTAAGATCCAAGTTGGGGATAAAATGGCTGGTCGTCACGGTAACAAAGGGGTTGTCTCCATTGTTTTACCAGAAGAAGACATGCCTTACTTACCAGATGGTACCCCAGTCGATATCTGCTTGAACCCATTAGGGGTGCCTTCTCGGATGAATATCGGACAGGTGCTAGAACTCCACTTAGGAATGGCTGCCCGGAACTTAGGTATCCATGTGGCAACACCTGTATTTGACGGGGCCCAAGATGAAGATATTTGGGAAACCGTTAAAGAAGCCGGCATGGCCGAAGATGCTAAGACCGTGCTTTACGACGGTCGAACCGGTGAACCTTTTGATAACCGCGTTTCTGTAGGGGTTATGTACTACTTGAAACTCTCCCACATGGTCGATGACAAGCTCCATGCCCGTTCTATTGGACCTTACTCCCTAGTTACCCAACAACCACTAGGTGGTAAAGCGCAATTTGGGGGACAACGTTTCGGGGAAATGGAAGTTTGGGCACTGGAAGCTTACGGTGCTGCTTACACCCTACAAGAAATCCTTACCTATAAATCAGACGACGTGGTTGGCCGGGTGCAAACCTACGAAGCTATCGTAAAAGGTGACCCCATTCCTAAACCAAGTGTGCCGGAATCCTTCCGCGTGCTCGTCAAAGAGTTACAATCCCTAGGTTTAGACATCCAAGTCCTCGATGAAAGTGACAAGGAACTTGACTTACGTGATGAAGATCCAGTCCAAGTCACCCGTCGTGATCACAAAGAAAACCAAGAACAAGAAGATGAAGACAAGGATAAGAACCAAGAGGAAAAACAAAGCGAAGGCAATGACGAAGAAATCATCGCCAAAAAACAAGCAAATGAATAG
- the msrA gene encoding peptide-methionine (S)-S-oxide reductase MsrA, with amino-acid sequence MAIERAIFAGGCFWCMVQPFDQLPGIEAVVSGYTGGHIANPSYQEVKSGKTGHTEAVEISFDNAIITYEELLEIYWQQTDPTDAMGQFEDRGSSYRPEIFYLSEDQRQAAETSKAALAASGRFDDPIVTQITPAGTFYPAEDYHQDFYKKSPDKYQADESAIARHQFIQDKWE; translated from the coding sequence ATGGCTATAGAACGTGCAATCTTTGCGGGAGGCTGTTTCTGGTGCATGGTCCAACCCTTCGACCAATTGCCAGGCATTGAAGCGGTCGTTTCTGGTTATACAGGAGGACACATCGCTAACCCCAGCTACCAAGAAGTCAAAAGTGGCAAAACCGGCCACACGGAAGCGGTAGAGATCAGCTTCGATAACGCCATCATCACCTACGAAGAATTACTGGAGATTTACTGGCAACAAACCGACCCTACCGACGCTATGGGCCAGTTTGAAGATCGGGGTTCATCATACCGTCCCGAGATCTTCTACCTATCTGAAGACCAACGCCAAGCCGCTGAAACTTCCAAAGCAGCCCTAGCCGCTAGCGGGCGTTTCGATGACCCCATCGTCACCCAAATCACTCCCGCCGGAACCTTCTACCCAGCAGAAGACTACCACCAAGACTTCTATAAGAAGAGTCCCGATAAATACCAAGCCGACGAAAGCGCCATCGCCCGCCACCAATTTATCCAAGACAAATGGGAATAA
- a CDS encoding glycerophosphodiester phosphodiesterase: MKLYAHRGYSARYPENTMLSFIKAYEAGADGIECDVQLTLDGQVVICHDERLDRTANARGWLRDYNYADLRGLRFDRLHPQDYNLDLVRIPHLSELLAWAAPLNLALNIELKTGFFPYPGLVEAVVDLVEDYQMQDRVIISSFNHQSILKVKALAPHLACAFLQEDYLENPGAYCAARGVDYYHPDYKLLDPATVNNLHDHGIKINAWTVDDRKVYQKFKGWDLAGVISNDSHYLENAPVLASY; encoded by the coding sequence ATGAAATTATATGCCCACCGTGGCTATAGCGCCCGCTATCCGGAAAATACTATGTTGTCCTTTATTAAGGCTTATGAAGCTGGGGCGGATGGGATTGAGTGTGATGTCCAATTGACCCTGGATGGCCAGGTGGTGATTTGCCACGATGAGCGTTTAGACCGGACCGCTAATGCCAGGGGCTGGCTACGTGACTATAACTATGCGGACTTGCGTGGCCTCCGCTTTGACCGTCTCCATCCCCAGGACTATAATCTCGACCTAGTTCGTATTCCTCACTTAAGTGAGCTACTAGCTTGGGCGGCTCCCTTGAACTTGGCCTTGAATATTGAACTCAAGACTGGCTTCTTCCCTTATCCTGGCTTAGTTGAAGCGGTGGTTGACTTAGTCGAAGACTACCAGATGCAAGACAGGGTGATTATCTCTTCTTTTAACCACCAGAGTATTCTTAAGGTCAAGGCCCTAGCCCCTCATTTGGCTTGCGCTTTCTTACAGGAAGACTATCTGGAAAATCCAGGAGCCTATTGCGCTGCTAGGGGAGTGGACTACTATCACCCTGACTATAAGTTGCTTGACCCAGCTACGGTGAACAACTTGCATGACCATGGGATTAAGATTAATGCATGGACGGTCGATGATCGTAAGGTCTACCAAAAATTTAAAGGCTGGGACCTGGCTGGTGTGATTAGCAATGATAGTCACTACTTAGAAAATGCTCCCGTTTTGGCCAGTTATTAA
- a CDS encoding PFL family protein: MEINDILETVNMIAKDHLDVRTITMGISLLDCCDTDIERSCEKIKQKISQKAKDLVPVADQLSRQLGIPIINKRLSVTPIAHLVAVSGGDPVRYAKCLDQVTKDIGIDLVGGYSALVQKGFAAGDRALIESIPQALSETDNVCSSVNIGSTRSGINLDAVALMGETIRQAAEVTQDRQCVGATKLVVFCNAVEDNPFMAGAFHGSGEADCEINVGVSGPGVVRQALDRLPKDAPINQVAETIKKTAFKVTRMGQLIGSQASKALGVPFGIVDISLAPTPAVGDSVARILESMGLETVGGHGTVATLALLNDAVKKGGLMAAERVGGLSGAFIPVSEDEGMIAGAQAGILDLQTLTAMTAVCSVGLDMIAVPGETTAEVLAAIIADEAAIGMINGKTTAVRLIPAIGYQAGDCLEFGGLFGSAPIMPLKTSSPEVFIRRGGHIPAPIQGLKN; the protein is encoded by the coding sequence ATTGAAATTAATGATATTCTAGAAACCGTCAATATGATTGCCAAGGACCACCTCGATGTCCGTACCATCACGATGGGGATCTCCTTACTCGATTGTTGTGACACCGATATCGAGCGGTCCTGTGAGAAAATCAAACAAAAAATCAGCCAAAAGGCTAAAGACCTGGTACCGGTGGCTGACCAGCTGAGTCGGCAATTGGGGATTCCTATTATTAATAAACGGCTTTCGGTGACTCCGATTGCCCATCTGGTAGCTGTTTCTGGTGGAGACCCCGTGCGTTACGCCAAATGCTTGGACCAAGTGACTAAGGATATTGGGATCGACCTAGTCGGGGGTTATTCTGCCCTAGTTCAAAAAGGCTTTGCTGCGGGAGACCGGGCCTTAATTGAATCCATCCCCCAAGCTTTAAGTGAAACCGACAATGTCTGTTCTTCGGTCAATATCGGTTCCACCCGGTCAGGGATTAACCTAGATGCTGTGGCCTTAATGGGGGAAACCATCCGCCAAGCTGCTGAAGTCACCCAAGACCGTCAATGTGTTGGGGCTACCAAGTTGGTTGTTTTCTGTAATGCGGTAGAGGATAATCCTTTTATGGCGGGGGCCTTCCACGGGAGTGGGGAAGCCGATTGCGAGATCAATGTCGGGGTTTCTGGGCCTGGAGTCGTCCGTCAAGCCTTAGACCGTCTGCCTAAAGACGCGCCGATTAACCAAGTGGCTGAAACTATTAAGAAGACCGCCTTCAAAGTGACCCGGATGGGGCAGTTGATCGGTAGCCAAGCTTCAAAAGCCTTAGGGGTACCCTTTGGGATTGTCGATATTTCTCTAGCCCCTACCCCTGCGGTGGGCGACTCGGTGGCTCGCATCTTAGAAAGTATGGGACTTGAAACTGTGGGTGGTCACGGAACCGTAGCGACCCTGGCCCTCTTGAATGATGCAGTCAAGAAGGGTGGCTTAATGGCAGCTGAACGGGTCGGGGGGCTCTCAGGGGCCTTTATCCCAGTTTCTGAAGACGAAGGCATGATTGCGGGCGCTCAAGCTGGGATCTTAGACTTACAAACCTTGACGGCCATGACGGCGGTCTGCTCGGTGGGGCTGGATATGATTGCCGTGCCTGGTGAAACCACCGCTGAAGTCTTAGCAGCCATTATCGCTGATGAAGCCGCCATTGGGATGATTAATGGGAAGACCACGGCAGTGCGTTTAATCCCAGCCATTGGTTACCAAGCCGGGGACTGCTTGGAATTTGGGGGTCTCTTTGGTTCAGCGCCCATCATGCCGCTAAAGACCTCTTCGCCGGAAGTCTTTATCCGTCGCGGAGGCCACATCCCTGCACCAATTCAAGGTTTGAAAAATTAA
- a CDS encoding ACT domain-containing protein: protein MNAVITVVGIDQVGILAKVSTACAENQVNIVDVAQTVMDNYFTMTMLVTVDEGQVAFDDFQESVENLIPGMQITVMHEDIFKAMHRL from the coding sequence ATGAACGCGGTAATTACTGTTGTAGGTATTGATCAAGTTGGGATTTTGGCTAAGGTAAGTACGGCCTGTGCCGAGAACCAGGTGAATATTGTGGATGTCGCTCAAACGGTAATGGATAATTATTTCACCATGACCATGCTTGTGACAGTCGATGAAGGGCAAGTTGCTTTTGATGATTTCCAAGAAAGCGTCGAAAACTTAATACCAGGTATGCAGATTACGGTCATGCACGAAGATATCTTTAAGGCCATGCATCGCTTATAG
- a CDS encoding quaternary amine ABC transporter ATP-binding protein: MASIKVENLTKIFGSAQAIDKAKKLVEKGESKEEIVNQTGATVGVYDASFEVNDGEIFVIMGLSGSGKSTLLRMLNRLIEPTHGQVSIDGESVTQANDEELRNIRRKKVSMVFQSFALFPHKTILENTEFGLEIQGVDGEERRKRAQDALETMGLSAYQDQLPEQLSGGMQQRVGLARALASDTDILLMDEAFSALDPLIRANMQDELIELQSKLNKTIVFITHDLDEALRLGDRIVLMRNGHIEQIGTGEEILENPANDYVETFVGGVDRSKVFTAENAMEAPGYVFNKDRVGARVALKIMQNEHTSTLYVIDSDRKIHGYVTDKDLADLIRQNKHTKNIHVDEIIRTDNPLVNRNTPINEMYDLMSDTNMPIAVVDDDERLLGYVDRRLVIDQLSGQGGDNNE, encoded by the coding sequence ATGGCGTCAATAAAAGTAGAAAATTTGACTAAAATATTTGGCTCAGCCCAAGCCATAGATAAAGCGAAAAAATTAGTGGAAAAGGGTGAATCTAAAGAAGAAATCGTTAACCAAACCGGCGCCACGGTTGGAGTCTATGATGCTTCTTTTGAAGTCAATGATGGCGAAATCTTTGTCATTATGGGACTCTCTGGTTCAGGAAAGTCAACCTTACTGCGGATGCTCAACCGCCTGATTGAACCGACCCATGGCCAAGTAAGTATTGATGGGGAAAGTGTCACCCAAGCCAATGACGAAGAATTGCGCAATATCCGCCGCAAGAAAGTCAGCATGGTTTTCCAAAGTTTTGCGCTTTTCCCTCATAAAACTATTCTCGAAAATACCGAATTTGGTCTAGAAATTCAAGGCGTTGACGGAGAAGAAAGACGGAAACGGGCCCAAGATGCCTTAGAAACCATGGGCCTATCTGCCTACCAAGACCAACTGCCCGAACAACTCTCTGGTGGGATGCAGCAACGGGTAGGTTTGGCGAGAGCTCTAGCTAGCGATACCGACATCCTCTTAATGGATGAAGCCTTCTCAGCCCTAGACCCCTTGATTCGTGCCAATATGCAAGACGAACTCATTGAACTGCAAAGTAAGCTCAATAAGACCATTGTCTTTATTACTCACGACTTGGATGAAGCCTTACGTCTAGGTGACCGTATTGTCTTGATGCGTAACGGCCACATTGAACAAATTGGTACCGGGGAAGAAATCTTAGAAAATCCTGCCAATGACTATGTAGAAACCTTCGTTGGCGGCGTGGACCGGTCCAAGGTCTTTACTGCAGAGAACGCCATGGAAGCCCCTGGCTATGTCTTCAATAAGGACCGGGTCGGTGCTCGCGTGGCCTTGAAGATTATGCAAAACGAACATACCTCGACCTTGTATGTCATTGACAGCGATCGTAAAATTCATGGTTATGTCACTGACAAGGACCTGGCTGACTTAATCCGTCAAAATAAACATACTAAGAATATTCATGTGGACGAAATTATCCGTACCGATAATCCTTTGGTCAACCGCAATACCCCAATTAACGAAATGTATGACTTGATGAGTGATACTAATATGCCGATTGCGGTGGTTGACGATGACGAACGTCTACTTGGCTATGTGGACCGGCGCTTAGTGATCGACCAATTATCCGGACAAGGAGGCGATAACAATGAATAA
- a CDS encoding class I SAM-dependent methyltransferase codes for MSHQYFEDNSQLAHDKKTWQTVVDGRTYEFITDSGVFSRGRLDYGTRVMLEALLKEGKTYHKILDLGSGYGPVGVVLGDHYPKAHLDLVDVNERALALAKENLALNQVGPANFYLSSAYQGISEQDYDLIITNPPIRAGKKVVHAFIEGAYDHLKAGGDLVLVIQKKQGAPSAKKKMEEVFNNVTEIDRDKGYWVLVSQR; via the coding sequence ATGAGTCATCAATATTTTGAAGATAACAGCCAATTGGCCCATGATAAGAAGACCTGGCAGACTGTGGTCGATGGGCGGACCTATGAATTTATCACCGATAGTGGGGTCTTTTCGCGGGGGCGTTTAGACTATGGCACCCGGGTCATGCTGGAAGCTCTCTTAAAGGAAGGGAAGACTTATCATAAGATCCTGGACTTGGGTTCTGGCTATGGCCCAGTAGGTGTGGTTCTCGGCGACCATTATCCTAAGGCACACTTGGACTTGGTTGATGTCAATGAACGGGCCCTGGCCTTGGCCAAGGAAAATTTAGCCTTGAACCAGGTAGGGCCAGCTAACTTTTACCTTTCTTCGGCCTACCAAGGTATTAGTGAACAAGATTATGACCTGATTATCACTAACCCTCCCATCCGGGCTGGAAAAAAAGTGGTCCATGCCTTTATTGAAGGGGCCTATGACCACTTGAAAGCAGGGGGAGACCTGGTCCTAGTGATCCAGAAGAAACAAGGGGCTCCCAGCGCTAAAAAGAAAATGGAAGAGGTCTTTAATAACGTGACCGAGATTGACCGCGACAAGGGTTATTGGGTCCTGGTCAGTCAACGTTAA
- a CDS encoding 2-keto-3-deoxygluconate permease: MKIEKTIAKIPGGNIIVPLLAGTLLNTLWPTAHEYFGGVTGAYLTGSSAVLFCFFFCVGASVNLNASGGYIAKKGLLLSGGRLLIALALGLILGAILPAEGIQSGLLTGVSTLAVVTAFSQTNGGLYVSIIPEGREYDLAAFPMIAIQSGPFFTMLILGLTGASFPFGSIVSTLLPFALGLIGGTLDPDVRDKYAPGVGILIPFFIFALGYTLNFKTIFQAGLSGVIVGVAVVLVTGGLLSFLDIKWLGSDGVAGWAQSSTAGAAVAVPAVIAGISEQFQPVAESATAIVATSVIVTAILTPLVTSWARKQAEKKNLPEAPAEVLKEVQK, encoded by the coding sequence ATGAAAATTGAAAAAACCATTGCTAAAATCCCGGGCGGGAATATTATTGTGCCCCTCTTAGCGGGAACCTTACTTAACACCCTCTGGCCCACAGCCCACGAATACTTTGGTGGGGTGACTGGGGCCTACCTGACCGGGTCATCCGCTGTCTTGTTCTGTTTCTTCTTCTGCGTGGGGGCCTCAGTCAACCTCAATGCTTCTGGGGGCTACATTGCTAAGAAGGGTTTACTCCTATCAGGCGGCCGGCTCTTAATCGCTTTGGCTCTGGGTTTAATTCTTGGTGCCATCCTACCAGCAGAAGGCATTCAAAGCGGCCTCCTCACTGGGGTATCCACTTTGGCAGTAGTGACTGCCTTTAGTCAAACCAATGGGGGACTTTATGTCTCCATTATTCCAGAAGGGCGCGAATATGACCTGGCTGCCTTTCCCATGATTGCTATTCAATCGGGGCCCTTCTTCACTATGTTGATCCTTGGCTTAACCGGGGCCAGCTTCCCATTTGGTTCTATCGTATCTACCCTTTTACCTTTTGCCTTAGGCTTAATTGGAGGAACCTTGGACCCCGATGTGCGCGATAAGTATGCGCCTGGGGTAGGGATTTTGATTCCATTCTTTATCTTTGCCTTAGGTTACACCCTGAACTTTAAGACCATCTTCCAAGCAGGACTTAGCGGCGTGATCGTTGGTGTAGCTGTGGTCTTAGTCACAGGAGGCTTGCTCTCCTTCTTAGATATTAAATGGTTAGGTTCAGACGGGGTAGCGGGTTGGGCCCAATCCTCTACTGCTGGGGCTGCTGTTGCCGTTCCAGCCGTGATTGCAGGAATTTCTGAACAATTCCAACCGGTAGCTGAATCGGCAACCGCCATTGTAGCGACTTCAGTGATCGTGACTGCTATCCTAACTCCATTAGTCACATCCTGGGCGAGAAAACAAGCCGAGAAGAAAAATCTTCCCGAAGCACCAGCTGAAGTTTTAAAAGAAGTGCAAAAATAA
- a CDS encoding sugar kinase translates to MHLDFVTFGEPLYMFYANEPGALEDVNNWSRALAGAETNVAAGLCRLGHQTGLVTKLGEDMLGRFITKAMAKEGIDTTGVQTTDERFTGWYIKEKNEEDDPAIEYFRKGSAASTMSVEDFDEDYFGSADYMHVTSIFAALSEDCYNFSKKAVEYMHKAGKMISFDPNLRPQLWDHDRMVEFVNETAKSVDIFLPGLEEGKILTGLDKAEDIAKFYLDLGVKIVIVKTGASGAYYATSDGKSGQVAGYQVTPIDTVGAGDGFAVGVISGLKEGLSLEDSILRGNAIGARQVTFEGDNDGLPNQEELEEFMDNTKRA, encoded by the coding sequence ATGCATTTAGATTTTGTAACTTTTGGTGAACCTTTATACATGTTTTATGCTAATGAACCGGGCGCTTTAGAAGACGTCAATAACTGGTCTCGGGCTCTAGCGGGGGCGGAAACCAACGTGGCTGCGGGCTTATGCCGTTTAGGCCACCAAACGGGTCTGGTGACCAAGTTAGGTGAGGACATGCTGGGCCGCTTTATCACCAAGGCCATGGCTAAGGAAGGTATTGATACCACGGGTGTTCAAACCACGGATGAACGCTTTACTGGTTGGTACATTAAGGAAAAGAATGAAGAAGATGACCCAGCTATTGAATACTTCCGTAAGGGTTCAGCGGCTTCAACCATGAGCGTGGAAGACTTTGACGAAGATTATTTTGGCTCGGCAGACTATATGCATGTGACTTCCATCTTTGCCGCTTTATCAGAGGACTGCTATAACTTTTCCAAGAAAGCAGTGGAATACATGCACAAGGCTGGCAAGATGATTTCCTTCGACCCTAACTTGCGTCCGCAATTATGGGACCATGACCGCATGGTTGAATTCGTTAACGAAACCGCTAAATCTGTAGACATCTTCCTACCTGGTTTAGAAGAAGGCAAGATCTTAACGGGTTTAGATAAGGCGGAAGACATCGCTAAATTCTACCTGGACTTGGGTGTGAAAATTGTGATTGTTAAAACCGGAGCTTCCGGAGCCTACTATGCAACTAGTGACGGGAAGAGTGGGCAAGTAGCTGGCTACCAAGTGACGCCAATTGATACCGTTGGCGCCGGCGATGGCTTTGCGGTCGGTGTGATTTCCGGCTTGAAGGAAGGTCTATCCTTAGAAGACAGTATCTTACGCGGTAACGCCATCGGAGCCCGTCAAGTGACCTTTGAAGGCGACAATGACGGCTTGCCTAACCAAGAAGAATTAGAAGAATTTATGGACAATACCAAACGGGCTTAA